The Niastella koreensis GR20-10 genome includes a window with the following:
- a CDS encoding SusC/RagA family TonB-linked outer membrane protein, with the protein MKKILGYLVMVCCISAARGQDEHPGGTVHSLEKALKILKSKGVFKEAVYDPKIMKWAMPVYIPLSPVNDSVLQRIFSEQPFLKFSIIANRLAILQKEKAEIESSREHFQYRVKGIVLSDSAGPLPGATVQLRSGKYASATNNDGDFSLIWTLDDTLEITYVNYKPVVIPWQNNHRPLIIHMELQDPNLEVAIVRGYSSSKDRGNTAGVLTVRPSITPSGDMLKIIQENVSGILAPPTSGLFGATHKFQFRGPTSIGPSSETTYRPSNSPLFVVNGIPWAPSLRPVNQLTTMVGTPQAPGVSATGFDPFTTMSPLDIESITVLKDAEATAIYGARGGNGVILITTKKGASKAPQLTISSSYGIGSALPGMSLMNTSQYLAMRREAFANDNITITAAKAPDLVSWDTTRYIDMNKWLLGGTSNILNEHFSFSQGDSLFQFLLNGGYSSQTATLPSNIYGKRWSLLSDFYYRSKNKKLKAGISAYRSTVENKWLTENVMNTLMLTPNAPAFTDSVGHLVWKDKGVAFKNPLSYFQKTDNIQTDNTSLHTYLQYKIFRKLRFETSVGFQQIYVKEKSRLPALAQNPDQVVARTYTQAGNRFTTWMVEPGLHYTDSLWKQIQVQAVLGGFWSSQTNNQWSKVYDGYTDDGLIGIPSAAKTVTNSTTTSRYLFLSTFGRVKLNFRDKYFLSLTARRDGSSRFGPQNRFANFGAIGAGWIFWERYNREGADSYAKLRASYGSTGNDQIGDYAYLSTWNKAAQAYQGIYGIYPTSLANPYYQWEVTRKLEGGLELHVNDNITTTIAGYYNRSKNQIITYLTPGQTGFANVVLNFPAIIQNTGIEADAAVKKTWGAFTWSSKLTLAVPRNKLVKFDDLDNSTYSKSLIIGKPLNILIGPHYTGVDADSGLFRVQDPNAKLVSKQDPDLFGGIRNSFHFKQFDLSTYFEFRRQKAPYFLTSVYRYLAPGQTNAEFFNNQPTALLDRWQQKGDEAALQKVSTLNTGAVKNAITNWITSDAQLVDASYIRLKVAQLTYTLTESFCRRNHIKAANVYTSAENLFTITPYKGADPELQNPFSLPLQRTFTIGFQITL; encoded by the coding sequence ATGAAAAAGATCCTTGGTTATTTGGTTATGGTATGTTGTATTAGTGCAGCAAGGGGGCAGGATGAACATCCTGGCGGAACAGTGCATTCCCTTGAAAAAGCACTAAAAATATTGAAGTCAAAGGGTGTATTTAAAGAGGCTGTTTATGATCCAAAGATCATGAAATGGGCTATGCCCGTATATATACCACTGTCGCCGGTAAATGACAGTGTACTGCAACGTATTTTTTCGGAACAACCTTTTTTGAAATTCAGCATCATTGCCAACCGGCTGGCCATTCTCCAAAAAGAAAAAGCAGAAATTGAAAGCAGCCGCGAACATTTTCAATATCGCGTAAAAGGCATTGTATTAAGTGATTCCGCCGGTCCACTACCCGGCGCTACCGTACAATTACGATCAGGTAAGTATGCGAGTGCTACTAATAATGATGGGGATTTCAGCCTTATCTGGACCCTGGATGATACGTTGGAAATTACCTATGTAAATTATAAACCCGTTGTTATTCCCTGGCAGAATAACCACCGGCCGCTTATTATTCATATGGAGCTGCAGGACCCGAACCTGGAGGTTGCGATCGTAAGAGGTTATTCCTCCTCTAAAGACAGGGGGAATACCGCCGGCGTATTAACGGTACGGCCCAGCATTACGCCCAGTGGCGATATGTTGAAGATCATCCAGGAAAATGTGTCAGGTATTCTTGCGCCGCCCACCAGTGGGTTATTTGGCGCTACCCATAAATTTCAATTCAGAGGTCCTACTTCTATCGGACCTTCATCAGAAACAACTTATCGCCCATCGAACAGTCCCCTGTTTGTAGTAAATGGTATTCCCTGGGCCCCCTCCCTGCGCCCGGTAAACCAGTTGACAACTATGGTGGGTACCCCACAGGCGCCCGGCGTTTCGGCCACAGGTTTTGACCCGTTTACCACCATGAGCCCGCTGGATATTGAAAGCATTACCGTGTTAAAAGATGCGGAAGCCACTGCTATATATGGAGCGCGCGGTGGTAATGGTGTTATATTGATCACTACAAAAAAGGGGGCTTCCAAAGCTCCGCAGTTAACTATCTCCTCGTCATATGGCATAGGCAGTGCACTCCCCGGCATGTCGCTGATGAACACTTCGCAATACCTGGCCATGCGCCGGGAAGCTTTTGCCAATGATAATATCACCATAACGGCTGCCAAAGCGCCCGATCTGGTGTCGTGGGATACCACCCGGTATATTGATATGAATAAATGGTTGTTGGGTGGCACGTCCAATATTTTAAATGAACACTTCTCCTTTTCACAAGGTGATTCGCTTTTTCAGTTCTTATTAAATGGCGGGTACAGCAGCCAGACCGCTACGCTGCCTTCCAATATTTATGGCAAACGCTGGTCGTTGTTGTCTGACTTTTATTACCGTTCCAAAAACAAGAAATTAAAAGCGGGGATCTCGGCTTATCGTTCTACTGTGGAAAATAAGTGGCTGACCGAGAACGTTATGAATACACTTATGCTGACGCCCAATGCACCAGCTTTTACTGACAGTGTTGGGCACCTGGTATGGAAAGATAAAGGCGTGGCCTTTAAAAACCCATTGAGTTATTTTCAAAAGACCGACAATATTCAAACGGACAATACATCTCTTCACACCTATTTACAGTATAAGATTTTCAGAAAGCTTCGGTTTGAAACATCGGTAGGCTTTCAGCAGATCTATGTAAAGGAAAAAAGCAGGCTGCCGGCTTTAGCGCAGAACCCCGACCAGGTTGTTGCCCGTACCTATACCCAGGCAGGGAACAGGTTTACTACCTGGATGGTGGAGCCGGGTTTGCATTATACCGATTCGCTTTGGAAACAAATACAGGTGCAGGCAGTGTTGGGTGGCTTTTGGTCATCCCAAACAAATAACCAGTGGTCAAAAGTATATGACGGGTATACAGACGATGGGTTGATTGGCATCCCATCGGCAGCAAAAACGGTTACCAATTCAACAACCACATCGAGATACTTATTCCTTTCTACCTTTGGCCGGGTTAAACTCAATTTCAGGGACAAATATTTTCTTAGTTTAACGGCGCGGCGCGACGGTTCTTCCCGGTTCGGTCCTCAAAACCGGTTTGCCAATTTTGGCGCTATTGGCGCGGGCTGGATCTTCTGGGAAAGGTATAACAGGGAAGGCGCTGACAGCTATGCCAAACTACGGGCAAGCTATGGTTCAACCGGTAATGACCAGATCGGCGATTATGCCTATTTAAGTACATGGAATAAGGCGGCCCAGGCCTACCAGGGAATATATGGCATTTATCCCACCAGCCTGGCTAACCCTTATTATCAATGGGAAGTTACCCGTAAACTGGAAGGAGGTCTTGAATTACATGTAAACGACAACATTACTACTACCATTGCCGGCTATTACAATCGAAGCAAAAACCAGATAATAACTTATTTAACACCAGGTCAAACTGGCTTTGCAAACGTGGTACTGAACTTTCCGGCAATTATTCAAAATACCGGAATAGAAGCGGACGCTGCGGTAAAAAAGACCTGGGGCGCTTTTACCTGGAGTAGTAAACTAACCCTGGCTGTTCCCAGAAATAAACTGGTAAAGTTTGATGACCTGGATAATTCAACATATTCCAAAAGCCTGATAATAGGAAAACCATTGAATATTTTAATTGGTCCTCATTATACGGGTGTTGATGCTGATAGTGGACTGTTCAGGGTGCAGGACCCTAATGCAAAACTGGTTAGTAAACAGGATCCTGATCTTTTTGGTGGTATCCGGAATTCATTTCATTTTAAGCAATTTGATTTGAGCACCTATTTTGAATTCCGGCGGCAAAAAGCCCCCTATTTTCTAACTTCAGTATATCGTTATTTAGCCCCTGGTCAAACCAATGCTGAGTTTTTTAACAACCAGCCAACAGCGTTACTGGATCGCTGGCAACAAAAAGGAGATGAAGCGGCTTTGCAAAAAGTAAGTACGTTAAACACTGGTGCAGTTAAAAATGCTATCACAAACTGGATTACTTCTGATGCCCAATTGGTGGATGCTTCTTACATCCGGTTAAAGGTGGCGCAACTGACCTATACGCTTACTGAAAGTTTTTGCAGACGAAACCATATAAAAGCGGCTAATGTTTATACCAGTGCGGAGAATTTATTTACCATAACTCCTTATAAAGGCGCTGATCCGGAGTTACAGAATCCGTTTAGTTTGCCATTGCAAAGGACATTTACAATAGGGTTTCAAATAACCTTATAA